The following are encoded in a window of Mannheimia varigena genomic DNA:
- the purT gene encoding formate-dependent phosphoribosylglycinamide formyltransferase, which yields MTTLGTPLRPNATKVMMLGSGELGKEVVIELQRLGVEVIAVDRYENAPAQQVAHRAYTISMLDGEALRALVEKEKPDFIVPEVEAIATATLVELEKEGYNVVPTAKAAQLTMNREGIRRLAAEELGLKTSPYRFVDNFEQFQQAISEIGIPCVVKPIMSSSGHGQSVIKSEADIQPAWDYSQQGGRAGGGRVIVEGFIKFDYEITQLTVRHILGTSFLAPIGHIQIDGDYRESWQPQQMSEIALKRAQETAEKITGALGGRGIFGVELFVCGDEIIFNEVSPRPHDTGMVTMASQELSQFALHARAILGLPIPEIYRISPAASKAIVVEGKSDNVRFGGLDKVLEEIGTNIRLFGKGEVNGHRRLGVILARDESTEKALEKARRAYDKLDISL from the coding sequence ATGACAACACTCGGCACACCGTTAAGACCAAATGCAACTAAAGTGATGATGCTCGGTTCGGGCGAGCTTGGCAAAGAAGTGGTGATCGAATTACAACGCTTGGGCGTGGAAGTGATCGCTGTGGATCGCTATGAAAACGCTCCGGCTCAACAAGTTGCTCATCGTGCTTACACCATTTCAATGCTTGATGGCGAAGCGTTACGAGCTTTGGTGGAGAAAGAGAAACCGGATTTTATCGTGCCGGAAGTGGAAGCGATTGCCACTGCAACTTTGGTAGAATTGGAAAAAGAGGGCTACAACGTTGTGCCAACGGCGAAAGCAGCACAGCTTACAATGAACCGTGAGGGCATTCGCCGTTTAGCAGCGGAAGAACTTGGTTTAAAAACCTCGCCATACCGCTTTGTGGATAATTTCGAGCAATTCCAGCAAGCGATTAGCGAAATCGGCATTCCTTGTGTGGTGAAGCCGATTATGTCTTCTTCAGGGCACGGTCAGTCGGTGATCAAATCGGAAGCTGACATTCAACCAGCCTGGGATTATTCACAACAAGGTGGACGTGCCGGCGGCGGGCGTGTGATTGTGGAAGGCTTTATCAAATTTGATTATGAAATCACCCAGCTCACGGTTCGCCATATTCTCGGCACTTCATTTTTAGCTCCAATCGGGCATATCCAAATTGACGGCGATTATCGTGAATCTTGGCAGCCACAACAGATGTCTGAGATTGCCCTGAAAAGAGCTCAAGAAACGGCGGAGAAAATCACAGGGGCATTGGGCGGTCGTGGTATTTTCGGCGTGGAGCTTTTTGTCTGCGGTGATGAAATTATTTTCAACGAAGTTTCACCTCGTCCACACGACACTGGCATGGTGACAATGGCATCGCAAGAACTGTCGCAATTCGCCTTACACGCCCGAGCTATTCTCGGCTTGCCAATTCCAGAAATTTACCGTATCAGCCCAGCTGCTTCTAAAGCGATTGTGGTGGAAGGCAAATCGGATAACGTGCGTTTTGGCGGCTTAGACAAAGTGTTGGAAGAAATCGGCACGAATATCCGCTTATTCGGTAAAGGCGAAGTGAACGGGCATCGCCGTTTGGGTGTGATTTTAGCCCGAGATGAAAGCACGGAAAAAGCGTTAGAAAAAGCTCGCCGAGCTTATGATAAGTTAGATATTTCCCTATAA
- the ilvD gene encoding dihydroxy-acid dehydratase: MPILRSATSTQGRNMAGARALWRATGMKEGDFGKPIIAVVNSFTQFVPGHVHLKDMGQLVAAEIEKAGGVAKEFNTIAVDDGIAMGHGGMLYSLPSRDLIADSVEYMVNAHCADAMVCISNCDKITPGMLMAAMRLNIPTIFVSGGPMEAGKTKLSDQLIRLDLVDAMIESADPNVSDERIDAIEKHACPTCGSCSGMFTANSMNCLTEALGLSLPGNGSMLATHADRKELFLKAGREIVELCRKYYQEDDASVLPRSIATFDAFENAMSLDIAMGGSSNTVLHLLAAAQEAGVDFKMADIDRLSRVVPCLSKIAPNTNKYHMEDVHRAGGIMGLLGELDRAGLIHRHVKTVLGLTIEEQLNQYDIIRNNDEELHKFFRAGPAGIRTTKAFSQDCRWDTVDDDRENGCIRNVENAVTKEGGLAVLFGNIAEDGCIVKTAGVDESIWKFTGEAIVFESQEDAVAGILGGKVKEGHIVIIRYEGPKGGPGMQEMLYPTSYLKSMGLGKKCALLTDGRFSGGTSGLSIGHASPEAASGGAIALINDGDTVSIDIPNRSINLMISDEELAARRAEMEARGDKAWKPVSREREVSFALKVFGHFATSADKGAVRDKSLLK, translated from the coding sequence ATGCCTATTTTACGTTCAGCGACTTCTACTCAAGGTCGTAATATGGCGGGGGCTCGTGCTTTATGGCGTGCCACCGGAATGAAAGAAGGGGATTTCGGCAAGCCGATTATTGCGGTGGTGAACTCGTTTACCCAGTTCGTGCCGGGGCACGTTCATCTCAAAGATATGGGGCAATTAGTAGCGGCGGAAATCGAAAAAGCCGGTGGTGTGGCGAAAGAATTTAACACCATTGCGGTGGATGACGGTATCGCAATGGGGCACGGTGGAATGCTTTATTCCTTACCAAGCCGTGATTTGATTGCCGACAGCGTGGAATATATGGTGAATGCTCACTGTGCCGATGCGATGGTTTGTATTTCCAACTGCGACAAAATCACCCCGGGAATGTTAATGGCGGCAATGCGTTTGAATATTCCGACTATTTTCGTTTCAGGCGGACCAATGGAAGCCGGTAAAACCAAACTTTCCGATCAATTAATTCGTTTAGACTTGGTTGATGCGATGATCGAAAGTGCCGACCCAAATGTGTCTGATGAGCGTATTGATGCGATTGAAAAACATGCTTGCCCAACCTGCGGTTCTTGTTCAGGAATGTTTACTGCAAACTCAATGAACTGTTTAACCGAAGCCTTAGGGTTAAGTTTGCCGGGCAACGGTTCAATGCTTGCTACCCACGCAGACCGCAAAGAATTATTCTTAAAAGCAGGGCGTGAAATTGTCGAACTTTGCCGTAAATATTACCAAGAAGATGATGCCAGCGTGTTGCCACGTTCTATCGCTACCTTTGATGCCTTTGAAAACGCAATGAGCTTAGACATTGCAATGGGCGGTTCAAGTAACACGGTACTTCACTTATTGGCGGCAGCTCAAGAAGCGGGTGTAGATTTCAAAATGGCAGACATCGACCGTCTTTCTCGTGTGGTGCCGTGCTTAAGTAAAATTGCTCCAAACACCAACAAATACCATATGGAAGACGTTCACCGTGCCGGTGGTATTATGGGCTTATTGGGCGAATTAGATCGTGCAGGCTTAATTCACCGCCACGTTAAAACCGTATTAGGATTGACGATTGAAGAGCAGCTGAACCAATACGACATTATCCGCAACAACGACGAAGAGTTACACAAATTCTTCCGTGCTGGTCCGGCAGGTATTCGTACCACCAAAGCCTTCTCGCAAGATTGCCGTTGGGATACGGTTGATGATGACCGTGAAAATGGCTGTATTCGCAACGTAGAAAATGCTGTCACCAAAGAGGGCGGTTTAGCGGTGTTGTTCGGTAATATCGCTGAAGACGGCTGTATCGTTAAAACTGCTGGCGTAGATGAATCTATTTGGAAATTCACCGGTGAAGCCATCGTATTTGAAAGCCAAGAAGATGCGGTTGCAGGCATTTTGGGCGGCAAAGTAAAAGAAGGGCATATCGTAATCATTCGCTACGAAGGCCCGAAGGGTGGCCCAGGAATGCAAGAGATGCTTTACCCAACCAGCTACTTAAAATCAATGGGATTAGGTAAAAAATGTGCCTTATTAACTGACGGACGCTTCTCGGGCGGTACATCGGGTTTATCCATCGGACATGCTTCACCGGAAGCGGCTTCAGGCGGTGCGATTGCGTTAATTAACGATGGTGATACGGTTTCCATCGACATTCCAAACCGTTCAATCAATCTGATGATTTCAGACGAAGAGCTTGCTGCTCGCCGTGCAGAAATGGAAGCTCGTGGCGACAAAGCGTGGAAACCGGTTAGCCGTGAGCGTGAAGTCTCTTTTGCGTTAAAAGTGTTCGGACATTTCGCCACCTCAGCCGATAAAGGTGCGGTGCGTGATAAGTCTTTATTAAAGTAA
- a CDS encoding nucleobase:cation symporter-2 family protein, with translation MQKILYPVDSKPPFGLTLLLAAQHLLAALGGIIAVPLVIGNVLNLPAADIIVLVNAALLVSGIVTIIQCQGIGPIGLRLPSVMGTSFTFVAAALAIGFSEHGVAGIMGASLVGSLVMIVGSFFMPYVRKLFPPVVTGVVVMMIGLSLIPVAVDWFAGGQRGDAHYADPANLAMATFVLVLVVILVQWGKGIFSAAAIVIGMMIGYVVALALGWINFDNVKSADVVAIPQPLHFGLAFPISGIIGMSIAYLVTIVESSGNFLALGNATQTEITGKHLRGGVLCDGLGSAFAAIMSTTPFSSFAQNIGVISLTGVASRYVVTVMGGLLVLAGIFPWFGALIVSIPTPVLGGAGLMMFAMIIAAGIQMLDKVERSKRNGLIIAISIGCGLAVTTRPELLDKLPSFVKEVFGSGITVGSLFALILNLILPKDENKELENE, from the coding sequence ATGCAAAAAATTCTTTACCCTGTTGATTCTAAACCTCCGTTCGGTTTAACGCTCCTTCTTGCAGCACAACATTTGTTAGCGGCACTTGGTGGCATTATTGCCGTGCCGCTAGTAATTGGTAATGTGCTAAATTTACCTGCCGCAGATATTATTGTTTTAGTTAATGCAGCGTTATTAGTTTCGGGTATTGTAACGATTATTCAATGTCAAGGTATTGGCCCTATCGGCTTGCGTTTACCGAGTGTAATGGGAACAAGTTTTACCTTTGTAGCGGCAGCACTTGCTATTGGCTTTAGTGAACATGGTGTCGCAGGGATTATGGGAGCGTCATTAGTTGGTTCTCTTGTGATGATTGTCGGCAGCTTTTTTATGCCTTATGTGCGTAAACTTTTCCCACCTGTAGTAACAGGTGTAGTAGTAATGATGATCGGTTTGAGTTTAATTCCTGTGGCAGTGGATTGGTTTGCAGGCGGTCAAAGAGGTGATGCCCATTATGCTGATCCTGCAAATCTTGCAATGGCGACTTTTGTACTGGTGTTAGTTGTGATTTTAGTACAATGGGGCAAAGGCATTTTTTCAGCAGCTGCAATTGTGATTGGTATGATGATAGGCTATGTAGTGGCTTTGGCCTTAGGTTGGATCAACTTTGATAATGTGAAATCAGCCGATGTAGTAGCAATTCCACAGCCATTGCATTTTGGTCTCGCTTTCCCAATTTCAGGCATTATTGGGATGAGTATTGCTTATTTAGTCACAATTGTGGAATCAAGTGGTAACTTTTTAGCGTTAGGAAATGCGACGCAAACAGAAATTACAGGTAAACATTTACGTGGTGGCGTGTTGTGTGATGGTTTAGGCTCAGCCTTTGCGGCAATTATGTCTACCACACCGTTTTCATCATTCGCCCAAAATATCGGTGTGATTTCTTTAACTGGTGTGGCAAGCCGCTATGTTGTTACTGTGATGGGCGGTTTATTGGTATTAGCCGGTATTTTCCCTTGGTTTGGGGCATTGATTGTGTCTATTCCAACCCCGGTTTTAGGTGGGGCAGGCTTGATGATGTTTGCGATGATTATTGCAGCAGGTATCCAGATGTTAGACAAGGTAGAACGTTCAAAACGTAACGGGCTAATTATTGCGATTTCAATTGGTTGTGGCTTAGCGGTGACTACTCGCCCAGAGTTATTAGATAAACTCCCTTCTTTTGTAAAAGAAGTATTTGGCTCGGGTATTACTGTTGGCTCACTATTTGCTCTCATTTTGAATTTAATTCTACCAAAAGATGAAAATAAAGAATTAGAAAATGAATAG
- the trxA gene encoding thioredoxin: MSNVIHTTDATFEQDVLKSDVPVLLDFWAPWCGPCRMIGPVLDELSVDPQFEGKVKIAKMNVDENPNVAAQFGVRSIPFLLLFKNGEVVAQQVGALPHAQMAEFIKQAL, translated from the coding sequence ATGAGTAATGTTATTCACACAACAGACGCAACATTTGAACAAGACGTTTTAAAGTCAGATGTGCCTGTATTATTAGATTTCTGGGCACCGTGGTGTGGTCCTTGCCGCATGATCGGACCTGTGCTTGACGAGTTATCAGTTGATCCACAATTTGAAGGCAAAGTAAAAATTGCAAAAATGAACGTAGATGAGAATCCAAATGTGGCGGCACAATTCGGCGTACGTAGCATTCCATTTTTACTTTTATTTAAAAACGGTGAGGTTGTTGCACAGCAAGTTGGTGCTTTGCCACACGCACAAATGGCTGAATTTATTAAACAAGCGTTATAA
- the hflK gene encoding FtsH protease activity modulator HflK — protein MSWNESGNQQDPWGKPGQRRSEPKPEQQDQEQGPAQDSQQGPTNNQRNEQQPPDLEEVFSNLMKKMGGGKSPNNGSRNPNSAGFSKLLPVILGLTAVVWAGSGFYTVQEAERGVVTRLGKLDNIVMPGLNWKPTFIDSVTRVNIERVSELNTSGSMLTQDENMVQVEMTVQYRVEDPAKYLFSVSNPDESLKQATDSALRYVIGHMTMDEILTTGRATVRERTWSTLRDIIKTYDMGLLVTDVNFQYARPPEDVKAAFDDAIKAQEDEQRLIREAEAYARGEEPIARGQAQRTIEQAEAYKEAVVLNAKGEVERLSQLLPEYKASPELTRERLYIQTMEKVMKNTPKVVMDSSGNNLNVLPFDKLMNNSSAPKVDQQKVAPAQTQVTSPPVVQPRTQVQSQPTEQQIDQTRKGRF, from the coding sequence ATGTCGTGGAATGAATCAGGTAATCAGCAAGACCCTTGGGGGAAGCCGGGACAGAGAAGATCTGAACCGAAGCCTGAACAACAAGATCAAGAGCAAGGTCCTGCTCAAGATTCACAACAAGGACCAACTAATAATCAACGAAACGAACAGCAACCACCTGATTTAGAAGAAGTTTTCAGCAATTTAATGAAAAAAATGGGTGGGGGGAAATCACCTAATAATGGCTCTCGTAATCCAAATAGTGCTGGCTTTAGCAAACTTTTACCTGTTATTTTAGGCCTTACTGCTGTGGTTTGGGCTGGTTCAGGATTTTATACTGTACAAGAGGCAGAACGAGGTGTAGTTACCCGTTTAGGTAAACTTGATAATATCGTTATGCCGGGTTTGAACTGGAAACCAACCTTTATTGATTCTGTAACTAGAGTAAACATAGAACGTGTTTCTGAGTTAAATACGAGTGGTTCAATGCTTACTCAAGATGAAAATATGGTTCAAGTTGAGATGACGGTTCAGTATCGTGTAGAAGATCCTGCCAAATATCTATTTAGCGTGAGCAACCCTGATGAGAGCTTAAAACAAGCTACAGACAGTGCGTTACGTTATGTGATCGGTCATATGACTATGGACGAAATTCTAACTACAGGTCGTGCAACGGTGCGTGAAAGAACCTGGAGTACGTTGCGTGATATTATCAAAACTTATGATATGGGCCTGTTGGTAACGGATGTGAACTTCCAATACGCTCGTCCACCTGAAGATGTAAAGGCGGCATTTGATGATGCGATTAAAGCACAAGAAGATGAGCAACGTTTAATTCGTGAAGCTGAAGCTTATGCAAGAGGGGAAGAGCCAATTGCACGCGGTCAAGCACAGCGTACTATTGAACAAGCAGAAGCTTATAAAGAAGCTGTTGTGTTAAATGCAAAAGGGGAAGTGGAACGTTTAAGCCAATTATTACCCGAATACAAGGCTTCGCCAGAGCTGACTCGTGAGCGTTTATATATCCAAACGATGGAAAAAGTGATGAAAAACACACCTAAAGTCGTGATGGATTCATCAGGCAATAATTTAAACGTATTACCTTTTGATAAGTTAATGAATAATTCATCAGCTCCTAAAGTTGATCAACAAAAAGTTGCACCAGCACAAACACAAGTTACATCGCCACCGGTTGTTCAACCAAGAACTCAGGTTCAGTCACAACCAACAGAGCAGCAAATAGACCAAACTCGTAAAGGGAGATTTTAA
- the hflC gene encoding protease modulator HflC, giving the protein MRKLLLPVLAVVAFVVLQSVTIVNEGERGIMLRFNKVHRDSDQKVVVYQPGIHFKMPFIDSLKVLDARIQTLDGQEDRFVTVEKKDLLVDSYVKWRISDFGQFYTSTGGDYQKAADLLRRKVSDRLRSEIGSRTIKDIVSGSRGELMAGAQKALNTGEDGTERLGMKVVDVRVKQINLPNEVSASIYQRMRAERDAVAREHRSQGNEKAEIIRAEVDKKVTLILANANKTAQTLRGEGDAQAAKLYSEAFGNEPEFYSFIRSLKAYEDSFAEGQNNMMLLKPNSEFLRFMQAPTK; this is encoded by the coding sequence ATGCGTAAATTATTATTACCTGTGCTGGCTGTGGTAGCATTTGTTGTACTGCAATCAGTAACTATTGTGAACGAAGGCGAACGTGGCATTATGTTACGTTTTAATAAAGTTCATCGTGATAGCGATCAAAAAGTGGTGGTTTACCAACCGGGTATTCATTTCAAAATGCCATTTATTGATAGCTTGAAAGTGTTAGATGCCCGTATTCAAACGCTAGATGGTCAAGAAGACCGCTTTGTAACGGTAGAGAAAAAAGACCTCTTGGTAGATTCCTATGTGAAATGGCGAATTAGTGATTTTGGTCAATTCTACACCTCAACAGGTGGCGATTATCAAAAAGCAGCTGATTTATTACGTCGTAAAGTTAGCGACCGTCTGCGTTCTGAAATTGGTTCTCGCACGATTAAAGATATTGTTTCAGGATCTCGTGGTGAATTAATGGCCGGGGCTCAAAAAGCATTGAATACTGGCGAAGATGGCACAGAACGTTTAGGTATGAAAGTCGTTGATGTACGTGTTAAACAGATCAACTTACCGAACGAGGTCTCTGCTTCTATTTATCAACGTATGCGTGCAGAGCGTGATGCGGTTGCTCGCGAACACCGTTCACAAGGTAATGAAAAGGCAGAAATTATTCGTGCTGAGGTAGATAAAAAAGTTACTTTAATTTTAGCGAATGCTAATAAAACGGCTCAAACATTACGAGGCGAAGGTGATGCTCAAGCAGCAAAACTCTATTCAGAGGCGTTTGGTAATGAGCCGGAATTTTATAGCTTTATTCGAAGTTTAAAAGCGTATGAAGATAGCTTTGCTGAAGGGCAGAATAATATGATGTTATTGAAGCCAAATAGTGAGTTTTTACGCTTTATGCAAGCTCCTACAAAATAG
- the purA gene encoding adenylosuccinate synthase, translating into MGKSVAILGAQWGDEGKGKIVDLLTDRVKYVVRYQGGHNAGHTLIINGEKTVLRLIPSGILRDNVTCLIGNGVVLSPEALMKEMGELEERGINVRERLKISEACPLILPYHVAMDHARESALGKNKIGTTGRGIGPAYEDKVARRGLRVSDLFDKEHFAAKLKDILDYYNFQLVNYYKVEAVDYQKTLDDVFAIADVITGMVADVTTLLHEARENGDNILFEGAQGTMLDIDHGTYPFVTSSNTTAGGVATGSGYGPRHLDYVLGIIKAYCTRVGSGPFTTELFDDVGAEIARKGNEFGAVTGRPRRCGWFDAVAVRRAVQINSISGFCMTKLDVLDGFKELKICTAYKMPNGKIVEYAPLAAKDWEGVEPIYETMPGWSENTFRVTKREELPQAALDYIKRIEELVGVPVDILSTGPDRVETMILRDPFAA; encoded by the coding sequence ATGGGTAAAAGTGTTGCGATTCTCGGGGCCCAGTGGGGCGATGAGGGCAAAGGCAAAATTGTTGATTTATTAACAGATCGTGTAAAGTATGTAGTGCGTTACCAAGGCGGTCATAACGCAGGGCATACGCTAATCATTAATGGTGAGAAAACTGTCCTTCGTCTTATTCCATCTGGTATTTTACGCGATAACGTAACTTGCTTAATCGGTAACGGTGTGGTGCTTTCGCCGGAAGCGTTAATGAAAGAGATGGGCGAATTAGAAGAGCGTGGCATTAATGTGCGTGAGCGTTTAAAAATCTCAGAGGCTTGCCCGTTAATTTTACCTTACCACGTTGCGATGGATCACGCTCGTGAATCGGCACTTGGTAAAAACAAAATCGGTACAACCGGGCGTGGTATCGGTCCAGCTTATGAAGATAAAGTTGCTCGTCGTGGTTTGCGTGTAAGCGATTTGTTTGATAAAGAACATTTTGCGGCTAAATTAAAAGATATTTTAGACTACTACAATTTCCAATTAGTGAACTACTACAAAGTAGAAGCGGTAGATTATCAAAAAACTTTAGATGATGTTTTTGCGATTGCCGATGTCATCACCGGAATGGTGGCAGACGTAACAACATTGTTACACGAAGCTCGTGAAAATGGTGACAATATCCTCTTTGAAGGGGCTCAAGGCACAATGTTAGACATTGACCATGGTACTTATCCGTTCGTAACTAGCTCAAATACCACGGCTGGTGGCGTAGCGACAGGTTCTGGTTATGGTCCTCGTCACTTGGATTATGTGCTTGGTATCATCAAAGCCTACTGTACTCGTGTAGGAAGTGGCCCATTCACTACTGAATTATTCGATGACGTAGGTGCGGAAATCGCTCGTAAAGGTAACGAATTTGGTGCAGTAACTGGTCGACCTCGCCGTTGTGGTTGGTTTGATGCTGTGGCGGTTCGCCGTGCCGTGCAAATTAACTCAATTTCAGGTTTCTGTATGACCAAACTTGATGTGTTAGACGGTTTCAAAGAGTTAAAAATCTGTACAGCATATAAAATGCCAAACGGCAAAATTGTGGAATATGCACCACTTGCTGCTAAAGACTGGGAAGGCGTTGAACCAATTTACGAAACAATGCCTGGCTGGTCTGAAAATACCTTCCGTGTAACTAAACGTGAAGAACTACCGCAAGCTGCGTTAGATTACATCAAACGCATTGAAGAACTAGTCGGTGTACCAGTAGATATTCTTTCAACTGGTCCAGACCGTGTAGAAACAATGATTCTAAGAGATCCGTTTGCGGCATAA
- a CDS encoding GntP family permease: MLSLIGIFVGLVLLMYLAFRGYSIVWIAPLCAAVVAFTGDLDVLDAYLDSYMTGLVGFVKAWFPAFLLSAIFGNLMDVSGGAKSIASWLTKALGTKSAIASIVLGCALLTYGGVSLFVVVFAVYPLALAVFKEANITRRLIPGTIALGAFTFTMTALPGSPQIQNLIPTRYFHTDAMAAPFMGLVATAFLFFGGIAYLEMRRKKYVANGEFFVEPTEGIEKVTDEKLPNPLLAILPLITVIVVLNFVPELIGLKNSDPKNIVIALLAGIALVILLSLNKRDKFIPAIGKGANGAVGAIINTAAAVGFGSVVRMAPGFEHLTIMILNIPGSPLISLSIAVNILAGATGSASGGMGIALEALGEKYLQIAQQFGISPDAMHRVSSLSSGGLDTMPHNGAVLTLLSNTGMTHKDSYLEIAVTSFLMPILATILVITLYSLFGIA; encoded by the coding sequence ATGTTAAGTTTAATTGGCATTTTTGTCGGCTTAGTACTATTGATGTATCTTGCATTCCGAGGTTATTCAATCGTTTGGATTGCACCGTTATGTGCTGCTGTGGTTGCCTTTACAGGGGATCTAGACGTACTGGATGCCTATTTAGATAGCTATATGACAGGTTTGGTCGGCTTTGTGAAAGCCTGGTTTCCTGCTTTCTTACTAAGCGCGATTTTTGGTAACTTAATGGACGTGAGCGGAGGAGCTAAATCTATCGCCTCTTGGCTAACTAAAGCATTAGGCACCAAAAGTGCGATTGCATCAATCGTATTAGGCTGTGCATTATTAACTTATGGCGGTGTGAGTTTATTCGTAGTCGTATTTGCAGTATATCCTCTAGCATTAGCAGTATTTAAAGAAGCGAATATTACTCGTCGCCTAATTCCTGGCACTATCGCATTAGGCGCATTTACTTTCACTATGACAGCTTTACCGGGTTCACCACAGATTCAAAACTTAATTCCAACACGCTATTTCCATACCGATGCAATGGCTGCACCATTCATGGGGCTTGTTGCAACCGCATTTTTATTCTTTGGCGGTATTGCCTACCTTGAAATGCGTCGTAAAAAATACGTAGCAAATGGTGAATTTTTTGTAGAACCTACGGAAGGAATAGAAAAAGTAACCGATGAAAAATTACCGAATCCACTTTTAGCCATTTTGCCATTAATTACTGTTATTGTCGTATTAAACTTTGTACCAGAATTAATCGGTTTAAAAAATAGCGACCCTAAAAATATCGTAATTGCCTTACTAGCGGGTATTGCACTAGTTATATTGCTCAGCTTAAACAAACGAGATAAGTTTATTCCTGCAATAGGTAAAGGTGCAAATGGTGCAGTAGGGGCAATTATCAATACGGCAGCGGCAGTAGGTTTTGGTAGCGTAGTTCGTATGGCACCGGGATTTGAACATTTAACTATAATGATCTTAAATATCCCGGGTAGTCCATTAATTTCACTTTCTATTGCGGTTAATATCTTAGCAGGAGCAACGGGCTCTGCTTCAGGCGGTATGGGTATTGCGTTAGAAGCTCTTGGTGAGAAATACCTACAAATTGCCCAACAATTCGGAATTTCACCGGATGCGATGCACCGTGTTTCATCACTTTCATCTGGCGGTTTAGATACTATGCCACATAACGGTGCGGTATTAACCTTATTGAGTAATACTGGAATGACTCATAAAGATTCCTACCTGGAAATCGCGGTAACATCTTTCCTTATGCCAATTCTTGCAACCATATTAGTGATTACATTATATAGTTTATTTGGTATAGCATAA
- a CDS encoding 3-hydroxybutyrate dehydrogenase yields the protein MSKKTALVTGAASGIGLAVCESLATEDLNIVMVDVNEEALKEHSARLGAAFIKADLSKREGCQAAVKFAAEKFGGVDILVNVAGIQNVCSIEEFPEDKWDFMINLMLTAPFLLTKYSWKYMKAKNWGRIINLNSIHGLVASDYKSAYVSAKHGLSGLTKTAALEGGQFGITVNSICPAYVRTPLVDKQIADQAKNHGISEEEVISKIMLANAAVKRLIEPKELGEFVKFLCSDAAASISGATLTMDGGWTAR from the coding sequence ATGTCTAAAAAAACAGCATTAGTAACAGGTGCAGCAAGTGGTATTGGCTTAGCAGTTTGTGAAAGCCTTGCAACTGAAGATTTAAATATTGTCATGGTGGATGTAAACGAAGAAGCGTTAAAAGAGCATTCCGCAAGACTTGGTGCCGCTTTCATTAAAGCAGATCTTTCAAAACGTGAAGGTTGCCAAGCTGCAGTTAAATTTGCTGCTGAGAAATTTGGCGGCGTAGATATCTTAGTAAACGTTGCCGGCATTCAAAATGTTTGCTCAATCGAAGAATTCCCTGAAGATAAATGGGACTTTATGATCAACTTAATGCTTACTGCCCCGTTCTTATTAACCAAATACAGTTGGAAGTATATGAAAGCAAAAAATTGGGGGCGTATCATTAATTTAAATTCAATCCACGGTTTAGTCGCTTCTGATTATAAATCAGCTTATGTTTCAGCCAAACACGGTTTATCAGGTTTAACCAAAACGGCTGCATTAGAAGGTGGCCAGTTTGGTATTACCGTGAACTCTATCTGCCCTGCTTATGTTCGCACCCCATTAGTAGATAAACAAATTGCTGACCAAGCGAAAAACCACGGTATTTCAGAAGAAGAAGTGATTAGCAAGATTATGCTAGCGAACGCTGCAGTGAAACGTCTAATTGAGCCAAAAGAGTTAGGTGAATTTGTGAAATTCTTATGCTCTGATGCTGCAGCATCTATCTCAGGTGCAACCTTGACTATGGACGGCGGTTGGACTGCTCGTTAA